In Phragmites australis chromosome 24, lpPhrAust1.1, whole genome shotgun sequence, the following are encoded in one genomic region:
- the LOC133907885 gene encoding LOB domain-containing protein 30-like — MSSSVIGACAGSGGAGGPSGGGGAAGAGGAGGSGGPCGACKFLRRKCVSGCIFAPYFDSDQGAAHFAAVHKVFGASNVSKLLLQIPPHKRLDAVVTVCYEAQARLRDPVYGCISHIFALQQQVVNLQNELSYLQSHLTTMELPSPPPFAAQPEMPMNASFSVSDLPSSSNIPANVDPLMLFDPQTQSQWAFQQQQVQQHQQQQLQQQQYVRMGEGSSRGGGGTMDGGDLQALARELLDRHGQVVGLNPALQPPRTQ, encoded by the exons ATGAGCTCTTCGGTCATCGGCGCGTGTgcgggcagcggcggcgctggcgggcctagcggcggcggcggtgctgccGGAGCAGGAGGCGCCGGTGGAAGCGGCGGGCCGTGCGGGGCGTGCAAGTTCCTGCGTCGCAAGTGCGTGAGCGGgtgcatcttcgctccctactTCGACTCGGATCAGGGCGCGGCGCACTTCGCGGCGGTGCACAAGGTGTTCGGCGCCAGCAACGTGTCCAAGCTGCTCCTCCAGATCCCACCCCACAAGCGTCTCGACGCCGTCGTCACCGTCTGCTACGAGGCCCAGGCGCGCCTCCGCGACCCCGTCTACGGCTGCATCTCCCACATCTTCGCCCTGCAGCAACAG GTGGTGAACCTCCAGAACGAGCTCTCCTACCTGCAATCGCATCTGACCACGATGGAgctgccatcgccgccgcccttTGCTGCGCAGCCCGAGATGCCGATGAACGCCTCGTTCTCCGTTTCCGACCTGCCTTCGTCGTCCAACATCCCGGCCAACGTCGATCCGTTAATGCTCTTCGACCCGCAGACGCAGTCCCAGTGGGCCTTCCAGCAGCAACAGGTACAGcaacaccagcagcagcagcttcagcAACAGCAATATGTACGGATGGGAGAGGGCTCTAGCAGGGGCGGTGGCGGCACAATGGATGGCGGCGACCTGCAGGCGCTGGCAAGGGAGCTCCTGGACCGGCATGGCCAGGTGGTGGGCTTAAATCCCGCACTGCAGCCGCCGCGCACACAGTGA